The genomic window CGGAGCTCACTTTGATAAACCGGAGATTCAAGTCAATCCATCACGCTTAGCTCGGCGGCCCGCAGCTTCATGACGAGCGCGACGTACTCCTCCTGCGCCTGCTCGGGAGGCGTGCCGCTCAGGGCGGCCCAGGCGTCGAACTTGGCACCGCCCGCCAGATCGAAGCCC from Deinococcus sp. KSM4-11 includes these protein-coding regions:
- a CDS encoding acyl-CoA-binding protein; its protein translation is MTPFEQAQLDVKTLTRKPGVPELLQLYALYKQGSLGDVQGDRPRGFDLAGGAKFDAWAALSGTPPEQAQEEYVALVMKLRAAELSVMD